The genomic window CATGTACATGAGGGTCACACCCGTCTCACTGTCCCCCTCCATGATGGCACGGTGGATCGGTGCGCCGCCCCTGTGCCTGGGCAACAGGGAAGCATGGACATTGATGGCGCCGAGGCGCGGCACCTCGAGCAGCGCCTTCGGCAGTATCTGTCCATAGGCCGCCGTGATGATCAGGTCGGGTCCCACCTCTTCAATTTTTGCGATGGCCGCTTCGTCACGGACATGTTCCGGCTGGAAGAGCGGGATGCCGAGTGCTTTTGCCGCCTGCGCGACAGGCGGGGGTGTCATCACCCGTTTCCTGCCCACCGGCTTGTCCGGCTGGCTGACGACCATTGCGACATTGTACTCCTCATGGAGCTTCTCCAATATCGGCACTGAGAAATCCGGTGTCCCCATGAAAATGATTGTTTCTGTCATAAATTATTCCTCCTACATGATTACGAGTGGATCTACATCAATCCGAAGTGAGATGCCTTCGGTCCTGTATGCCTCGTGGTAGTGTTCATCCAGTGTATTGAGCATTTCAAGCAGTTCCGGTTCCCTCTTGTACTTGAGGAGTATCTGGAAGCGGTACTGCCGGTTGATCCGCTCAAGGGGACTGGGTGATGGACCGACGATGATCGACTGATCTGAAACTTTCTGGATCAGTGTGTCATGGATGTGGCTCGTCGCCTTCAGGCATTTTCTGATGTCCTCGCTTGAGACGGTGAAGAGCACATGGAAATAGTAAGGTGAATAACGTGCCAGCCGCCTGAATGCCATTTCCTTTTCATAGAAGCGCCGATAGTCGTTCTCCTTTGCCAGCTGTATTGCATAGTGTGTCGGGTTGTATGTCTGGAAAATGACCTCCCCCGTCAGCTCATGGCGGCCTGCCCGTCCTGAAACCTGGGTCAGCAGCTGGTATGTCTTTTCGTTCGCCCTGAAGTCGGGCAGATTGAGCATCGTATCGGCGTTCAGCACCCCTACGAGGGTCACTTTGGGATAGTCCAGCCCTTTGGCGATCATCTGTGTACCGAGCAGTATGGGTATCTCCTCCTGCTCAAAGTGATCCAGCAGCTTTTCGTGCATCCCTTTCCTTCGCGTCGTATCATTATCCATCCGGACGACATCCGCATCGAACATATCCCGGAGGATCTCCTCGACCTTCTCGGTGCCTGTGCCCCTGAAGGTCACATCCTCGCTCTGGCAGTTGTCGCATGTCCGGTGGACCGGACCTTCATAGCCGCAATAGTGGCAGAGCAGGCTACGGTTCGACTTGTGGTAGGTCAGGGAAATGTCACAGTTCGGGCACATCGGTACGTGGCCGCAGCTCTGGCAGATCTGGAAGTTCGAGTATCCTCGCCTGTTTAGCAGCAGCACCGTCTGCTCCCCCCGCTCGATCCGTGCTCGGATCGCCGCTTCGAGCGGCTTGGAGATGATCGATGTATTGCCGGTGCGGTGCTCCTCCGACATGTCGACGACGCTGATTTCCGGAAGCACTTTCGTGCCGGCCCGTTCCGTCAGCTCCAGACGTTCATAGACGCCCTTCTCGCTTCTTGCATATGTTTCAAGGCTCGGCGTCGCCGTACCCAGTATCAATGGACAATTGTGGTATCTGCTTCTGAACTTCGCCACTTCGATCGCATGATACATCGGGCGGTCCCCCTGCTTGTAGGTCGTCTCATGCTCCTCATCGACAATGATGGCACCGACATTTTCAAAAGGTGCGAAAATGCTGCTCCGTGCTCCGACGGAGACGCGCGCCCTGCCCTCTTTGATCTTGCGCCATTCATCATACTTTTCGCCATGGGAGAGACCCGAGTGCAGCACTGCGACATCATCACCGAAGCGCCGCTTGAAGCGGTTGACCATCTGAGGCGTAAGGGCGATCTCCGGCACCAGCATGATGGCCGTACGCCCTTCTTCGAGCACCTTCTGGATGACCTGCAGATACACTTCCGTCTTGCCGCTGCCTGTAATGCCGTGGAGCAGGAATGTCTTCGCCTGCTGTGCATCCAGCGCTTCCGTGATTCTGCCGTAGGCATGCTGCTGCTCCGCATTCAGCACTTTCGGCGGGTCGCTCGTGAATATGCGCCCGCTGTATGGATCACGCTCCACTTCCCGTTCCACTTTTCCGATATACCCTTTCTTGTGCAGCGCATTGATCAGATGGTTGGAGAAGCCTTCATTGACAAGATCCCTGACGAAGAGCGGTTCCGAACTCGCATCGATGACCGCAAGCAGCTCCTGCTGCTTCTTTGCACGCGACAGGTCCCCGCCCTGCTGCTTCAGCGAATAGACGGCGAGCGCCGTCTTCTTCTTTGTATGCTGCCTGATGACGGTCTCTTCGATGATATCACCGGACTTCAAGTGCGGCGCGAGCGCCTTCAGGGCCCCGGCTTCCAGCCGTTTCGGTTCTGCTTCTGCATCACCAGCAACCTCCTCAAGCGCTGCTGCAGCCTCCGCTGTATGGCCTTCCGCAAGCTTGAGCACCTTCCTGTAGTTCGCCTTCAGTGCAGCGGGCAGGATCGTTTCGATCACGCTGATGTACTGGTCGACATAATAGTCTGCCAAGTGTCTGGCGATGGTGATCATCTCTTCCGTCAGCACAGGTTCTATATCGAGCGTCCGGGCGATTTCCTTGATCCTTGCCGGATCGAAATCTGTGGTGTCCTGCAGTTTCATCACATATCCCTGGATCGTCCGCCGTCCGAACGGGACGAGCACCCGGTGGCCCACTCTGATGAGGCCTTCCATGCCGTCGGGGATGCGGTAGTCGAACACCTGGTTGACGCTTTTGCTGGGTATATCCACAATGACTGAAGCAAACATCATCCGAGCCACCTCTGGATGAGGGCATCGATGATCTGCTCGCCGAGTGCCCGCTTATCCATCTTTTCAAAAGGCACGGGCGCGCCTTCCCTGAACAGCATGACCACTTCATTGTCTGGGCTGTTCATGCCGATTGATGTATCCGATACATCGTTCATCACAATGCAGTCGGCATTTTTACGCTCAAGCTTATCTTTTGCATACTGCTCAACATTTTCGGTCTCCGCAGCAAACCCGACGACATACATGGCCGTGCTGTGCTCCCCGGCATATTGGAGGATGTCCGGCGTCTTCTTCAAGTCGATGGAGACGGTCTCCTGATCCTTCTGCTTTTTCATCTTGCCCTCCATCCGCGTGATGGGGGTGAAGTCGCTGACTGCAGCGGTGAATATGCCAAGGTCCGCATCCATATGTGATTTCACTGCCGTGAACATCTCTTCAGTGGAGACGGTGTCGATGACATGGACGCCCGCGGGCTGCGCCAGGTTGACGGGGCCGCTGACGAGCACGACTTCGGCGCCGCGCTTCTGTGCGGCTTCAGCGATTGCATAGCCCATCCTGCCGCTGGAATGGTTGGTGATGTAGCGGATCGGGTCGATCGACTCCTGTGTCGGTCCCGCCGTCACCAAAACCTTCTTCCCTTTCAGGCTGCCGCCCTTCATGAGGAGCTCTTCAATATACTGTCTGATTTCAGGCACGTTGGCCATGCGTCCTTTGGCATTGTAGCCGCAGGCAAGGAACCCGGATTCTGAATCTATGAAATGGTAGCCGTCATCCATCAGTGTCTGCATGTTGCGGCGGATGGCAGGCTGATTGTACATGTGCACATTCATTGCGGGGGCCAGTATGACCGGCTTCGTGTTTGCAGCAAGAACATTGAGGAGCATGTTGTCATAGATGCCGCAGGCCAGCTTGCTGATCGTATTCGCGGTTATGGGTGCAACAACAATGATATCCGCCCATTCGCCGATGTTGATATGGGAAATGACTGACGGATCCTCTTCCTTGAACGTATTCGTATAGACGTGGTTGCGGCTGATTGCCTGGAACGCAAGCGGTGTGATGAACTCGAGGGCGTTGTCCGTCAGTACGACACGGACCTCGTGCCCCGCCTGGATCAGCTTGCTCGTCAGGTCTACAGCTTTATATGCGGCAATGCCACCGGTGACTCCGATTACAATATTTGCCATGTCTTCACCTCTTAAAAAAAGCTGACAAAAATTTGTCAGCTAGTGTTTTTCTTTAACTTTGTTGTCGGCAATCTCTTCAAGCGCCCGGCTTACCGTCTTCAATGTCTTGTATTCATCGAGCGCAAGGTCATCCGGGTGGTCCTGCAGGTGGCGTGCACGTTTGGCAGCCATTGTGACGACAAGATATTTTGAATCTACATTCTTCTTCAGTTCATGTATAGGTGGGTATAGCATTATTGATTAACCTCCAGCAGCATTTTTCTTAGTTTGGATTCTACACGTGCCCGCCTCATATGAGACGCCTCGACGATGCACTGCACACGGCCACGCGCGAGATCCACATCATCATTGATTACAACAAAATCATACAGGTTCATCAGTTTCAGTTCGCGTTTCGCCTCATCGATGCGATGTCTGATGATCTCTGGTGAATCCGTACCACGATTGACGAGCCGCTCCTCCAGCTGCGTCAGGTTGGGCGGTGCAAGGAATATGAAAAGCGCCTCGGGAAACTTCTCCCTGACCTGCTTTGCGCCCTCCACTTCAATTTCCAGGAAGACATCATGGCCGTCGGCCATCGTCTGCTCCACATATTCCACTGGCGTACCGTAGTAGTTGCCGACGTATTGGGCATACTCGATGAACTTATCCTGCTCTATCAGCGACTCGAACTCCTCCTTCGTCTTGAAGAAATAGTCCACGCCGTCCACTTCACCTTCACGCTTTTCCCTCGTCGTCATTGAAATCGAGTATTTGAAATCCGTCTCCGGATGTTCAAAGATCGCCTTTCTGACCGTTCCCTTGCCTACACCGGAAGGGCCGGAGAGGACGATCAGCAGTCCCTTATCTGAAGTCATAACACGTTACCTTTCTATTTGTAATTATCTCCTAATGTACCATATCCAGCAGAAAAATTCATCATTAAATCGCTGGCCGTAAACAAACCGGCCGATTTCATGTTAAAATATTGGATAGTCTGAAACAGGAGGATGAAACCATGGCATTCGACGGCAACTTTGTCCACGCGCTTCTTGGGGAACTGGAAGTGCTCAAGCGGGGCAAGATCAATAGAATACAGCAGATAGATGAAACTTCGATGGTCTTCAAGGTGCGTTCCGCCGGCAGCAACCATAACCTGCTGATCAGCGCGCATCCCATGTATGCACGCTTCCACCTGACCACACATAAGTATGAATTTCCATTCGAGCCCCCGATGTTTCTGCGCGTGGCCAGAAAACACCTCGAAGGCGGCATCATACAGGAAATCAGGCAGCTCGGTAACGACCGCAGGGTCGAAATCCACATACAGTCGAGAAATGAAATCGGCGATGAGATCAGACGCATACTGATCCTCGAGATCATGGGCCGGCATTCGAACATCGTCATCACGGATGCGGACTACAGGATCCTTGACGGGGTCAAGCACCTGACACCGAACAACAACAGCCGGACGATCATGCCGGGCTTCGACTATACCGCACCGCCGACAGAGGACAAGCTGAACCCGCGGACGGATGCGATTGAAGAACTGCCTTCCAAAATCGACTTCAATGCCGGCAGGCTCAACAGGCAGATACTTTCCCATGTCGAAGGCTTCAGCCCCCTCTTCGTCAAGGAGGTCGAGCACAATGCCGGCTACTTCACCATACGGAACACCGTACCCGCAATCCGTGAGACGATGAAGAAGGCTGAAAATATAAAACCTGTAATGTACACGGACGGCGACCGTGACATCTTCTATTTCACTCCCCTTGCCCACCTTGGGGAAGATTACGAAACCTATGACTCATTATCCCAGCTTATGGACGACTACTACCATGACAGGTACAGGAAATCGCTCATCAAACAGAAGGCGCAGGACTACCTGCACCTGATCGAACGTGAATATGAAAAGACGGAGCGGAAGGTCGAAAAGCTCAAGGAAGACCTCGCGGAAGCAGCGGAGAAAGACAAGTACCAGAAGTATGGGGAGCTGCTCACTGCATTCATGCATCAGGTGAAGCCCTATGACGAATCAATCGAAGTCATCGACTACTATACGGACGAGCCGCTCGAGATCCCGCTCGACAAGAACCTGTCCGCCAGCGACAACGCCCAGAAGTTCTACAAGCGCTACAATAAGCTCAAGACCCGTGAGAACAGCGCCGCTGTGCAGCTGGACCGGGCACGGGAGGACCTCGAATACTTCGCGGGCCTGCTCCATCAGATGGACAGCATCACGACCGAGGAGGAAGTCGACGAAATACGCGAGGAACTGGCAGAACAGGGCATCATCAAGAACAACCGGAAGCAGTCCTCGAAGAAAAAGAAGAATAAGATCCAGCTCCACGCATACCGCACTACGGGCGGCCTCGATGTACTCGTCGGAAAGAACAACAAGCAGAATGACTACCTGACAAGCAGGAAGGCACAGAACAACCATCTGTGGTTCCACACGAAGGATATACCGGGATCCCACGTAGTCATCACCCACCCTGCATCCGAAATCGAAGATCAGGACATTCTGGAAGCGGCGATGCTCGCCGCCTACCATTCGAAGGCCCAGGAGTCGGAATCGGTCCCCGTCGACTATACGGAGATCAAGCATGTGCATAAGGTCAGCGGCGCGAAGCCGGGCTTCGTCACCTACACCGACCAGAAGACGGTTCATGTCACACCGATGAAATCCAAGGTGGAACAGATGGAAAGCGGTCGTACAAACTGAAGAAGGCACTGCCGAAACCGGTTCATCGGTTTCGGCAGTGCCTTTTCTTTCCTCTTCCATCAGTCTCCATACAGCGTCATATACTGGCGTGCTGAATTCGCCCAGCTGTAGTCGGACGCCGTCATATTTCTGCATAAAGCATCCATATGCTCCTTCTGGTGATAGATGTACAGACTGTACTTCATCGCATTGAGCAGTTCATGGGCATTGTAGTTCTCGAAGGAGAAGCCGTTGCCCGAATGTGTGAATTCATTATACGGTATGACCGTGTCCTTCAGGCCGCCGGTCTCCCTGACGATCGGTGCCGTCAGATAGCGTATGGCGATGAGCTGCCCGAGGCCGCACGGCTCGAACAGGCTCGGCATGATGAAGAAGTCGCTTGCGGCGTATATCTTCCTCGCATAGCTCTCGCTGAATCCGAGCGTCACATGCACTTTGTCCGGGAAGCTGTGGACGAGCGACTTGAAATAGTCCTCATACAGTGCCTCACCCGAACCGAGCACCACAAGCTGGACATCTTCCATCAGGAATTCATGCATGATGTGCTCGACGAGATCGATCCCCTTCTGATTGACGAGGCGGGTGACGATGCCATACATCGGGATGTTTACGTCCACCGTCAGTCCAAGATCCTGCTGCAGTGCCGTCTTGTTCTTCGCCTTCGTCTTACGTGATGAGCGGTAGCGATGGTACAGCGCCTCATCCCTGACCGGATTGTAGTCGTAGGTGTCGAGGCCGTTTATGACGCCGTGCAGGTCACCCCGCCTGTATTCCAGCACCTGTTCGAGACCTTCCCCGAAGAACGGGGTCATGATCTCTTCGGCATACGTTTCGGACACGGTCGTGATCACATCCGCATGATGGATGGCTGCCTTCATCATGTTGAGCATGCCCTGCCACTCGAAGCCTGCAAAGTGCTCCCGGCCAAGGTTGAACAGTTCGCCGAATGCCGACTGTCCGATCCACCCCTGATACTGTATGTTGTGGATCGTATAGATGATCTTCATGCCGGGATGCGGGCGCTTGATGCTGCCGATCGCGACAGCCGCCCCCGTCTGCCAGTCGTGGCAGTGCAGGATGTCATACGACTCCTCCACCCTGTACATGAATTCGATAATGGCGTTTGAGAAGTACACGAAGCGTTCGCCGTCATCGATATAGCCGTACAGTCCATCGCGGTTGAAGTAGTATTCGTTGTCGACGAAATAGTAGGTCACATCGCGCCCCTCATATTTCAGTATGCGCGTATACTGGTTGCGCCACCCGACCGGCGTATTGAAGATCATGACCTCCTCCATGTCCCCGCGGTATTCGGAGTTGATGATCTCCTTGTACAGCGGCAGGATGACGGAGACCCTGGCCCCCTCCTTGACGAGTGCCTGGGGGAGGCTTCCGATCACATCTGCAAGCCCGCCGGATTTGATGAACGGTGTACATTCACTTGCAGCAAAAAGAACATGTTTCATACTGTCACTTCTTTCCGGTTTCATATTATATCTTGGAACGTTTCGCCACTACATACGGCTTCTCTTCGGACCCCATCAGCTGGCGGCCCTCCGTGATGGTCACGTCCTTGTCCAGGATGACATTTTCAAGATGGGCATCGGGTTCGATGATGCAGTTTGCGAAAATGATGGAATTCTTGATGGTCGCACCCTTCCCAACCTTCACATTCCGCGAGATGACAGAGTTTTCCACCGACCCTTCCACGGTCGCCCCATTGGCCAGTATGGACCGTTTCGCACGGCTTTCCTTCTTGTAGAGCGTCGGCGGGTTCGTACTGACCTTCGTATTCACCTTCTTGGCACCATAGAAAAACTCACGGTAGCGGTCCTTGTCGAGCAGCGCCATGCTGTTGTTGAAATAGGACTGGACGGAATAGAAGTAGTGCGTCTTCGCCTTGATGTCATAGAATCCTGTGTCATATTCCTCAAGCTTCTCCCGGATCCCGTTGTGGAAGAGGCTCGGCTTATAGTTGTCGATGCAGAAGCGCACGATGTTCATCAGGACTTCCTTCTTGATGATATAGACGCCGGAATAGAGGTGCCCGTTATCCTGGTCATGTGTGAAGCCCGTTACCCTGCCGTCTTCTGTCGCCATCCTGAGCACAGGACTGTTCGGCGGGTTCTCCACCTCTTCGCCGATGAATGTAATATCCTTGTCGTTTTCCTTGTGGTATCTGACCGCTTCCGTATAGTCCATGTTCGAGATGAACTGCGTCCCGGAGACGATCACCTGGTCCCCCTTGAACCTCCTGAACAGATCGGAGTGGTTGTGGAAGTGCTTGAGGTCTCCCTGGGAGATGTCCGATGGGTCATTCCAGTCCGGAGGCAGGACGAATATCTTCGCCTGCCTGCCCTCCAGTCCGAAATCCTCCTTGCGGTTCAGGTGGTCGAGCAGGGATCTGAATTTGTGGCCTGCAAACACACCGATCACATTGGCACCGGAATTGGCCATGTTCGTGATGGCGAAGTCGATCAGCCGATAGCGTCCCATGAACGGTACCGACCCGCTGCTCCTGAAATAGGTCAGCTCGTCCAGGTAGTCCTGTTCCGGCTGCAGGTTGATGAGTCCAAGTAGTTCTTTATCCATTATGACTGCCTCCTTCTGCTATATAATCTTCCAGCGTATCAGGGCTGATGACGACCGGATCGCCGTTTGAAGCCACAATCTGTGTGCCATCCGGTATCTCCACTTCCGACATGACGATGACAGAGTCGAGTGTGACATCTTTGCCGATGACGGCATCAGGCAGTATGATGGAATCCGTCACACTTGCCCCTTCCATCGTCTCCACGCCGACGAAGAGGATCGAATTGTCGATTTCTCCTTCGATGAAGGACCCCGGGGAAATGAGTGAATTTGTAATTTC from Salinicoccus sp. RF5 includes these protein-coding regions:
- the priA gene encoding primosomal protein N', giving the protein MFASVIVDIPSKSVNQVFDYRIPDGMEGLIRVGHRVLVPFGRRTIQGYVMKLQDTTDFDPARIKEIARTLDIEPVLTEEMITIARHLADYYVDQYISVIETILPAALKANYRKVLKLAEGHTAEAAAALEEVAGDAEAEPKRLEAGALKALAPHLKSGDIIEETVIRQHTKKKTALAVYSLKQQGGDLSRAKKQQELLAVIDASSEPLFVRDLVNEGFSNHLINALHKKGYIGKVEREVERDPYSGRIFTSDPPKVLNAEQQHAYGRITEALDAQQAKTFLLHGITGSGKTEVYLQVIQKVLEEGRTAIMLVPEIALTPQMVNRFKRRFGDDVAVLHSGLSHGEKYDEWRKIKEGRARVSVGARSSIFAPFENVGAIIVDEEHETTYKQGDRPMYHAIEVAKFRSRYHNCPLILGTATPSLETYARSEKGVYERLELTERAGTKVLPEISVVDMSEEHRTGNTSIISKPLEAAIRARIERGEQTVLLLNRRGYSNFQICQSCGHVPMCPNCDISLTYHKSNRSLLCHYCGYEGPVHRTCDNCQSEDVTFRGTGTEKVEEILRDMFDADVVRMDNDTTRRKGMHEKLLDHFEQEEIPILLGTQMIAKGLDYPKVTLVGVLNADTMLNLPDFRANEKTYQLLTQVSGRAGRHELTGEVIFQTYNPTHYAIQLAKENDYRRFYEKEMAFRRLARYSPYYFHVLFTVSSEDIRKCLKATSHIHDTLIQKVSDQSIIVGPSPSPLERINRQYRFQILLKYKREPELLEMLNTLDEHYHEAYRTEGISLRIDVDPLVIM
- the coaBC gene encoding bifunctional phosphopantothenoylcysteine decarboxylase/phosphopantothenate--cysteine ligase CoaBC: MANIVIGVTGGIAAYKAVDLTSKLIQAGHEVRVVLTDNALEFITPLAFQAISRNHVYTNTFKEEDPSVISHINIGEWADIIVVAPITANTISKLACGIYDNMLLNVLAANTKPVILAPAMNVHMYNQPAIRRNMQTLMDDGYHFIDSESGFLACGYNAKGRMANVPEIRQYIEELLMKGGSLKGKKVLVTAGPTQESIDPIRYITNHSSGRMGYAIAEAAQKRGAEVVLVSGPVNLAQPAGVHVIDTVSTEEMFTAVKSHMDADLGIFTAAVSDFTPITRMEGKMKKQKDQETVSIDLKKTPDILQYAGEHSTAMYVVGFAAETENVEQYAKDKLERKNADCIVMNDVSDTSIGMNSPDNEVVMLFREGAPVPFEKMDKRALGEQIIDALIQRWLG
- the rpoZ gene encoding DNA-directed RNA polymerase subunit omega, translated to MLYPPIHELKKNVDSKYLVVTMAAKRARHLQDHPDDLALDEYKTLKTVSRALEEIADNKVKEKH
- the gmk gene encoding guanylate kinase translates to MTSDKGLLIVLSGPSGVGKGTVRKAIFEHPETDFKYSISMTTREKREGEVDGVDYFFKTKEEFESLIEQDKFIEYAQYVGNYYGTPVEYVEQTMADGHDVFLEIEVEGAKQVREKFPEALFIFLAPPNLTQLEERLVNRGTDSPEIIRHRIDEAKRELKLMNLYDFVVINDDVDLARGRVQCIVEASHMRRARVESKLRKMLLEVNQ
- a CDS encoding NFACT family protein gives rise to the protein MDSLKQEDETMAFDGNFVHALLGELEVLKRGKINRIQQIDETSMVFKVRSAGSNHNLLISAHPMYARFHLTTHKYEFPFEPPMFLRVARKHLEGGIIQEIRQLGNDRRVEIHIQSRNEIGDEIRRILILEIMGRHSNIVITDADYRILDGVKHLTPNNNSRTIMPGFDYTAPPTEDKLNPRTDAIEELPSKIDFNAGRLNRQILSHVEGFSPLFVKEVEHNAGYFTIRNTVPAIRETMKKAENIKPVMYTDGDRDIFYFTPLAHLGEDYETYDSLSQLMDDYYHDRYRKSLIKQKAQDYLHLIEREYEKTERKVEKLKEDLAEAAEKDKYQKYGELLTAFMHQVKPYDESIEVIDYYTDEPLEIPLDKNLSASDNAQKFYKRYNKLKTRENSAAVQLDRAREDLEYFAGLLHQMDSITTEEEVDEIREELAEQGIIKNNRKQSSKKKKNKIQLHAYRTTGGLDVLVGKNNKQNDYLTSRKAQNNHLWFHTKDIPGSHVVITHPASEIEDQDILEAAMLAAYHSKAQESESVPVDYTEIKHVHKVSGAKPGFVTYTDQKTVHVTPMKSKVEQMESGRTN
- the glgA gene encoding glycogen synthase GlgA; this encodes MKHVLFAASECTPFIKSGGLADVIGSLPQALVKEGARVSVILPLYKEIINSEYRGDMEEVMIFNTPVGWRNQYTRILKYEGRDVTYYFVDNEYYFNRDGLYGYIDDGERFVYFSNAIIEFMYRVEESYDILHCHDWQTGAAVAIGSIKRPHPGMKIIYTIHNIQYQGWIGQSAFGELFNLGREHFAGFEWQGMLNMMKAAIHHADVITTVSETYAEEIMTPFFGEGLEQVLEYRRGDLHGVINGLDTYDYNPVRDEALYHRYRSSRKTKAKNKTALQQDLGLTVDVNIPMYGIVTRLVNQKGIDLVEHIMHEFLMEDVQLVVLGSGEALYEDYFKSLVHSFPDKVHVTLGFSESYARKIYAASDFFIMPSLFEPCGLGQLIAIRYLTAPIVRETGGLKDTVIPYNEFTHSGNGFSFENYNAHELLNAMKYSLYIYHQKEHMDALCRNMTASDYSWANSARQYMTLYGD
- the glgD gene encoding glucose-1-phosphate adenylyltransferase subunit GlgD, with amino-acid sequence MDKELLGLINLQPEQDYLDELTYFRSSGSVPFMGRYRLIDFAITNMANSGANVIGVFAGHKFRSLLDHLNRKEDFGLEGRQAKIFVLPPDWNDPSDISQGDLKHFHNHSDLFRRFKGDQVIVSGTQFISNMDYTEAVRYHKENDKDITFIGEEVENPPNSPVLRMATEDGRVTGFTHDQDNGHLYSGVYIIKKEVLMNIVRFCIDNYKPSLFHNGIREKLEEYDTGFYDIKAKTHYFYSVQSYFNNSMALLDKDRYREFFYGAKKVNTKVSTNPPTLYKKESRAKRSILANGATVEGSVENSVISRNVKVGKGATIKNSIIFANCIIEPDAHLENVILDKDVTITEGRQLMGSEEKPYVVAKRSKI